The following coding sequences lie in one Silvanigrella aquatica genomic window:
- a CDS encoding flagellin — MGIRIIGSGNLENNIAKAQKEYDNSLEKLSSGVRFTKSEPLPVERARSEALTSKMRELNVYKQNINEGLNVTQNAEASLNEASNAVIRMKELVAQAANSSLSDKERSFLFVEYQANYEDLVKTTGFEEKKEYQGIGRGAGKSTEPVKVRVGPTPPGGDPDANVVKIDNFRELKKTPVELGVQSAKELANSEDGVSIDDVIDHFGASSISELGKTFDNAHLEISSSRAIIGAATTRLNSALNSINVAYENTAAANSRIKDVDYATEITNLTKANILVQASSSLLAQRNNMTSQNILTLVKPPDKNS, encoded by the coding sequence ATGGGTATTCGAATTATTGGCAGTGGAAATTTAGAAAATAATATTGCCAAAGCACAAAAAGAATATGACAATAGTCTTGAGAAATTATCCTCAGGAGTTCGTTTTACAAAAAGCGAACCTCTTCCTGTGGAGCGTGCTCGTTCCGAAGCATTAACTTCAAAAATGCGCGAATTAAATGTCTATAAACAAAATATAAATGAAGGATTAAATGTTACGCAAAATGCCGAAGCTTCTCTGAACGAAGCCTCCAATGCTGTTATTCGTATGAAAGAACTTGTTGCGCAAGCAGCAAATTCAAGCTTATCAGATAAGGAAAGATCCTTTTTATTTGTTGAATACCAGGCAAACTATGAAGATCTCGTTAAGACAACGGGATTTGAGGAAAAAAAAGAATACCAAGGTATTGGTCGTGGTGCAGGAAAATCTACAGAACCTGTTAAAGTGCGCGTTGGCCCTACGCCACCTGGTGGCGACCCCGATGCTAACGTTGTAAAAATTGATAACTTTAGAGAGCTCAAAAAAACGCCCGTGGAATTAGGTGTACAATCTGCAAAAGAACTTGCTAATTCTGAAGATGGTGTTTCTATTGATGACGTGATCGATCATTTTGGTGCGAGTTCCATAAGTGAGTTAGGGAAAACATTTGATAATGCACATTTAGAAATATCAAGCTCTCGTGCTATTATTGGTGCCGCTACAACTCGTTTAAATTCAGCTTTAAATTCTATTAATGTTGCTTATGAAAATACGGCAGCAGCCAATTCAAGAATTAAAGACGTGGATTATGCAACGGAAATTACAAATTTAACAAAGGCCAATATTTTAGTACAGGCAAGCTCAAGTTTGCTTGCGCAAAGAAATAATATGACTTCACAAAATATTTTAACTCTTGTAAAACCACCAGATAAAAATTCATAG
- a CDS encoding methyl-accepting chemotaxis protein yields MENDSNNSYSSLSASDCIASMLNSQRQLMISIRRLNELVAFSQSTDVEADRQFLLSLQGQFRKISDNIASATDNLGNLLEFRKTKDREIQRASFNLDSTRQAIGESIVTLNVTSDYIRDSIMMSRHSLAETRKTADRSRAWGRLGSDLLHDFNTFQDQTEQLTEVIKSWDELMSKTQVLQNEVFQHSQNTREAIQGVTSAMIGGRDRMNAVQEKISILANRVSDIGNIIEVIDDISEQTNLLALNASIEAARAGDQGKGFAVVADDIRKLAERSSTATRDIYDRIEAIQEETSGAMGAIREGHDVIEGGVKKANTADGLLKELREKIGQLSRQAIGLDDQLGTAKNLSEGNKSRSRDMFRTIRKITETGTFARDLVNQVETSLTSIVAAGTSSLAAIQLEIKKLLEIINNLEQAQSVARQVHDWVHHVAVALGEAKSDSEVAANHCASGLHQVELSFKHLDTDRSALESLQQVGRDISSCVDKVVLASEYLKNLLTAGVTLQIGSPGQVLVLKEDGKFSMTDSSVPNTIPDDNSGENKGAKETA; encoded by the coding sequence GTGGAAAATGATTCAAATAATTCTTATTCATCATTGTCAGCATCGGATTGTATTGCTTCTATGCTGAATTCTCAAAGACAATTGATGATTTCTATAAGAAGATTAAATGAGCTTGTTGCTTTTTCACAAAGTACGGATGTTGAAGCCGATAGGCAGTTTTTATTATCATTGCAAGGTCAATTTAGAAAAATAAGCGACAATATAGCGAGTGCAACAGATAATTTAGGAAATCTTCTCGAGTTTAGAAAAACAAAAGACCGAGAAATACAAAGAGCATCTTTCAATTTAGATAGCACAAGACAAGCTATTGGAGAAAGTATTGTTACTTTAAATGTTACTTCAGATTATATCCGAGATAGCATTATGATGAGCAGACATTCTTTAGCTGAAACAAGAAAAACTGCGGATAGAAGTCGTGCTTGGGGAAGATTAGGTTCCGATCTTTTACATGATTTTAACACTTTTCAAGATCAAACAGAACAATTAACGGAAGTGATTAAAAGTTGGGACGAATTGATGAGTAAAACCCAAGTTTTACAAAATGAGGTGTTTCAGCACTCGCAAAATACCCGTGAAGCTATTCAAGGTGTGACTTCAGCCATGATCGGTGGCCGCGATAGGATGAATGCGGTTCAAGAAAAAATTTCTATATTAGCAAATCGAGTCTCTGACATTGGAAATATTATTGAAGTGATTGATGATATTTCCGAACAAACAAACTTGCTCGCTTTAAATGCAAGTATTGAAGCTGCAAGAGCGGGTGATCAAGGCAAAGGATTTGCTGTTGTGGCCGATGATATTCGTAAACTAGCAGAAAGATCTTCAACAGCAACAAGAGATATTTATGACAGAATTGAAGCCATTCAAGAAGAAACTTCGGGAGCTATGGGAGCTATTCGAGAAGGTCATGACGTTATTGAAGGCGGTGTTAAAAAAGCAAATACAGCCGATGGTTTACTTAAGGAATTAAGAGAAAAAATTGGGCAACTGTCAAGACAAGCTATTGGTCTTGATGATCAATTAGGAACAGCAAAAAATTTATCTGAAGGTAACAAATCCCGCTCACGAGATATGTTCCGTACCATACGAAAAATAACCGAAACAGGAACATTTGCTCGCGATCTTGTAAATCAAGTAGAAACAAGTTTGACAAGTATTGTGGCAGCAGGAACAAGTAGTTTGGCTGCTATTCAATTAGAAATAAAGAAATTACTAGAAATTATAAATAATCTTGAGCAAGCACAAAGTGTAGCGAGACAGGTTCATGATTGGGTTCACCATGTGGCTGTTGCTTTAGGTGAGGCCAAATCCGATTCTGAAGTCGCGGCAAATCACTGTGCCAGTGGGCTGCATCAAGTGGAACTTTCTTTTAAGCACTTGGATACAGATCGTTCAGCATTGGAATCTTTGCAGCAGGTTGGAAGAGATATTTCAAGTTGTGTAGATAAAGTTGTTTTAGCCAGTGAATATTTAAAAAATCTTTTAACAGCGGGCGTTACTTTACAAATAGGTTCTCCAGGGCAGGTGCTTGTCCTTAAAGAAGATGGAAAATTTTCAATGACAGATAGTTCTGTGCCTAATACTATTCCCGACGATAATTCTGGTGAAAACAAAGGAGCTAAGGAAACAGCTTAA